A part of Solicola gregarius genomic DNA contains:
- a CDS encoding amino acid adenylation domain-containing protein, whose product MTTTSTDMFAVEQDQRVAVDLPTRFARYAAEHAENTAVCWTGKPWTFRMLATRAERYAALLDERVPTGGWVAICAERSPEVLALVLGAFTSGRAIVPCEPEHPTPRLRRTIADASPSLLVTDHTAARELTIGYQGDKALLDELAADAALYDGADGMAPTLGDIAYVIYTSGSTGEPKGVMVQQAQMAQLAEVVASEEPSVGAGNTVLAVASLAFDMMIIDIFTALANGATVVLPPGGSRQREPSVLLEAIEEHEVDTIYATPSLLQMIALAGLGTDGRRPVRAITGGEAMSHGLAATLVDRCSALYQGYGPTETTVLCSYHPVTDPSYRPLGLPSTGTTYYPVGEYLDVLPLNTVAELAIGGSMVAAGYHGRARLTAERFRPDPYAEEPGARCYLSGDLVRVDNDGGAIFAGRADTQVKIRGFRVELGEVEAAVQRQPGIRQCVAAAEPDSGGNTELVAYVVGDLAGLRNRLATELPASMVPTRFEALETIPLTNNGKPDRTAVADAARAETGSSVPAAEADADSRTELQRRIAQLWSEVLGAAEVELDQGFFDLGGHSLLAMEIVARIRSDFGVDLPVWELFSVPTVRAWAQALDDALHTSDPDDSTVRSAPATFAQAALCIAEQVVAGVTSPGNVVSVDIEGNLDVGELLAALDSVATRHELLRTRFDLRGVDSMQIVDPHVDLDFDESVCGDESVADEVREWAARPFDLSTGPLFRTLLVEHGAVRTLNLCFHDAIADAVSARLVVAGLAATYGTAGAESGTGSDPTLAPDAVLGFGDLARAQRDRGTGTAATELISTWRGRLPKQVDRPATDHSTVTESRLLTAGQHAALRREAERTGLDLAGLVLGRLRSKYRQYARRAAGRRALRRHRHARRSARLHPARSVHRLLGAGRAARRYRLGREARRTRRTARLALTGW is encoded by the coding sequence ATGACTACCACGTCAACCGACATGTTCGCCGTCGAGCAGGACCAACGGGTAGCGGTCGATCTGCCGACGCGGTTCGCACGATATGCCGCCGAACATGCCGAAAACACCGCCGTGTGCTGGACCGGCAAGCCATGGACGTTCCGAATGCTCGCCACCCGCGCCGAGCGCTACGCCGCGCTCCTGGACGAACGCGTACCGACCGGTGGGTGGGTCGCCATCTGCGCGGAGCGCAGTCCCGAGGTGCTCGCGCTCGTGCTGGGCGCCTTCACCAGCGGCCGGGCGATCGTGCCGTGTGAGCCCGAGCATCCGACTCCCCGACTTCGCCGGACGATAGCCGACGCGTCCCCGTCCCTGTTGGTCACCGACCACACCGCCGCCCGCGAACTCACGATCGGGTACCAGGGCGACAAGGCACTGCTCGACGAACTCGCCGCCGATGCCGCACTGTACGACGGCGCCGACGGCATGGCGCCCACCCTCGGCGACATCGCATACGTCATCTACACCTCCGGCTCAACGGGCGAACCGAAGGGCGTGATGGTGCAGCAGGCACAGATGGCGCAGCTGGCCGAAGTAGTCGCGAGCGAGGAACCGAGCGTGGGCGCCGGAAACACAGTGCTCGCGGTCGCGAGCCTCGCGTTCGACATGATGATCATCGACATCTTCACCGCCCTGGCCAACGGTGCGACCGTCGTGTTGCCGCCCGGCGGTAGCCGGCAGCGGGAACCATCGGTGTTGCTCGAGGCGATCGAGGAACACGAGGTAGACACGATCTACGCGACGCCCTCGTTGCTGCAGATGATTGCCCTCGCCGGCCTCGGCACTGACGGGCGCCGCCCCGTGCGTGCCATCACCGGCGGCGAGGCGATGAGCCACGGACTGGCCGCGACCCTGGTGGATCGCTGCTCCGCGCTGTACCAGGGCTACGGGCCGACGGAGACCACCGTGCTGTGTTCGTACCACCCGGTGACCGACCCGAGTTACCGGCCGCTCGGTCTCCCGAGCACGGGGACCACCTACTACCCCGTTGGCGAGTACCTCGACGTCCTGCCGTTGAACACGGTCGCAGAGCTCGCTATCGGCGGATCGATGGTCGCCGCGGGATACCACGGCCGCGCCCGCCTGACTGCCGAGCGGTTCCGGCCCGACCCATACGCAGAAGAACCAGGAGCGCGTTGCTATCTCAGCGGCGACCTGGTGCGTGTCGACAACGACGGTGGAGCAATCTTCGCCGGACGTGCCGACACGCAGGTCAAGATCCGCGGGTTCCGCGTCGAGCTCGGTGAGGTCGAGGCCGCTGTGCAGCGTCAGCCGGGCATCCGGCAATGTGTCGCCGCCGCCGAACCGGACTCCGGCGGCAACACCGAACTCGTCGCTTACGTCGTCGGCGACCTTGCTGGTTTGCGCAACCGCCTCGCAACAGAGCTGCCCGCCTCGATGGTGCCGACGCGTTTCGAGGCCCTGGAGACGATCCCGCTCACGAACAACGGCAAGCCCGACCGCACGGCAGTGGCCGACGCCGCCCGCGCCGAAACCGGTTCGTCCGTCCCAGCGGCAGAAGCCGACGCTGACTCGCGAACCGAACTGCAACGGCGGATCGCTCAACTGTGGAGCGAGGTGCTCGGTGCAGCCGAGGTCGAGCTCGACCAGGGGTTCTTCGACCTCGGTGGTCACTCCCTGCTCGCGATGGAGATCGTCGCGCGCATCCGCTCGGACTTCGGTGTCGACCTGCCTGTATGGGAGCTGTTCTCGGTGCCGACCGTCCGCGCGTGGGCGCAGGCGCTGGACGATGCACTGCACACCAGCGACCCCGACGATTCCACCGTCCGATCGGCACCTGCGACCTTTGCGCAGGCCGCGCTGTGCATTGCCGAACAGGTCGTCGCGGGCGTCACCTCTCCCGGAAACGTCGTCAGCGTCGACATCGAAGGGAATCTCGACGTCGGCGAGTTGCTCGCTGCACTGGACTCCGTCGCCACGCGACACGAGCTGCTACGCACCCGGTTCGACCTCCGCGGTGTCGACTCCATGCAAATCGTCGATCCGCACGTCGACCTCGACTTCGACGAGTCCGTCTGTGGAGATGAGTCGGTTGCCGACGAAGTACGCGAGTGGGCGGCGCGCCCCTTCGATCTCAGCACGGGTCCCCTGTTTCGGACCCTGCTCGTCGAGCATGGCGCCGTACGAACCCTGAACCTGTGCTTCCACGACGCGATCGCGGATGCCGTTTCGGCACGACTCGTGGTCGCCGGGCTCGCCGCAACCTACGGCACGGCCGGAGCTGAATCCGGCACCGGCTCTGACCCAACGCTCGCTCCGGATGCAGTGCTCGGCTTCGGAGACCTCGCCCGCGCCCAGCGCGACCGAGGCACGGGAACGGCCGCAACCGAGCTGATCTCGACCTGGCGGGGACGGCTGCCGAAGCAGGTCGACCGACCCGCCACCGACCATTCGACCGTGACCGAGAGTCGTCTCCTCACGGCCGGGCAGCACGCCGCGCTGCGCCGGGAAGCGGAACGCACCGGTCTCGACCTCGCGGGCCTCGTACTGGGGCGACTGCGCTCGAAGTACCGGCAGTACGCTCGGCGCGCTGCTGGTCGACGGGCGCTACGAAGGCACCGACACGCTCGTCGCTCCGCTCGCCTCCACCCTGCTCGTTCCGTTCACCGACTCCTCGGGGCCGGCAGGGCTGCGCGACGATATCGCCTGGGCAGAGAAGCACGCCGTACCCGCCGAACTGCTCGCCTTGCACTCACAGGGTGGTGA